One Panicum virgatum strain AP13 chromosome 9K, P.virgatum_v5, whole genome shotgun sequence genomic region harbors:
- the LOC120648553 gene encoding tyrosine N-monooxygenase-like translates to MSPQTMSRCTTPPLLSQTLPSPHIAVAILVTMAATLMLLLLHRHKRGAASKKREAGRLPPGPATLPFIGNMHQLIWNKSSVFRWIHRLLDETAGGADALTLKLGSVHVVVVACPEIAREVLRRNEAAFFARPATFASNLFSYGYKSTSLTVVEDQWRKMKRVLTSEVLSPALECQLHGRRALEADHLVRSVHGQLKLTPEGGCIDIRHVARHFCGNIIRRLVFGKRCFGDGESPAADEQEHVDALFTLVNYVYSFCVSDYYPGLVGLDLDGHEKVAKGVMSTLDRLHGPLIDERVREWSQRRKAGDDGRDVADILDVLVSLQDADGQPVLSMDEIKAQTVELMFGSVVYPSNTVEWALAEMMNRPDVMRKAIDELDAVVGKERLVQESDISKLNYLKSCIREAFRLHPYHAINAPRVAMEDTTVAGYLIPKDSHVIVSRIGLGKNSKVWPEPLEFRPERHLAGDGAADVVVLAEPDLRFITFGTGRRGCPVVSLGTAFTMVLFARLLQGFSWAKPPSIDRIDLQESPTSLALAAPLVLQAEPRLAPHLYA, encoded by the exons ATGAGCCCACAAACGATGTCCAGATGCACAACACCACCACTACTCTCACAAACACTGCCTTCTCCACACATCGCCGTTGCAATTTTGGTGACCATGGCTGCCACTCTGATGCTCTTGCTGCTCCATCGTCACAAGAGAGGAGCCGCGTCCAAGAAAAGGGAGGCAGGCCGGCTACCCCCAGGCCCGGCCACGCTGCCGTTCATCGGCAACATGCACCAGCTGATCTGGAACAAGTCCTCAGTGTTCCGGTGGATCCACCGCCTGCTCGACgagacggccggcggcgccgatgcCCTGACCCTCAAGCTCGGGTCCGTCCATGTCGTCGTCGTGGCGTGCCCGGAGATCGCTCGTGAGGTTCTCCGCAGGAACGAGGCGGCGTTCTTCGCCCGCCCGGCGACGTTCGCCTCCAACCTGTTCAGCTACGGGTACAAATCCACGAGCCTGACGGTGGTCGAAGACCAGTGGAGGAAGATGAAGCGGGTGCTCACCTCCGAAGTCCTCTCCCCGGCTCTCGAGTGCCAGCTCCATGGCCGGCGTGCCCTGGAGGCCGATCACCTCGTCAGGTCCGTCCATGGCCAGCTGAAGCTGACACCAGAAGGCGGCTGCATCGACATACGCCATGTGGCGCGCCACTTCTGCGGCAACATCATCCGGAGGCTCGTCTTCGGGAAGAGGTGCTTCGGCGACGGCGAGTCGCCGGCGGCCGACGAGCAGGAGCACGTCGACGCGCTCTTCACACTCGTGAACTACGTGTACAGCTTCTGCGTGTCAGATTACTACCCTGGCTTGGTTGGCCTCGACCTGGATGGTCACGAGAAGGTTGCCAAAGGCGTGATGAGCACGCTGGATCGGCTCCATGGCCCCCTCATAGATGAGAGGGTCCGCGAGTGGTCTCAGCGTCGGAAAGCTGGAGACGACGGGAGAGATGTCGCGGACATTCTTGACGTGCTGGTTTCTCTCCAAGATGCAGATGGACAGCCAGTGCTGTccatggatgagatcaaagcaCAAACAGTG GAGCTGATGTTTGGATCAGTGGTCTACCCATCGAATACAGTTGAGTGGGCACTGGCTGAAATGATGAACAGACCGGACGTCATGCGGAAGGCAATCGACGAGCTCGACGCGGTCGTTGGGAAAGAAAGGCTCGTCCAGGAATCTGACATCTCCAAGCTGAACTACCTCAAATCATGCATCCGGGAGGCCTTCCGCCTGCACCCCTACCATGCCATCAACGCGCCGCGTGTCGCCATGGAGGACACCACCGTTGCAGGGTACCTGATCCCCAAGGACAGCCATGTCATTGTCAGCCGGATCGGGCTGGGGAAGAACTCCAAGGTGTGGCCCGAACCGCTCGAGTTCCGGCCTGAGCGCCATCTCGCCGGCGATGGGGCCGCCGACGTCGTCGTTCTCGCCGAGCCGGACCTGCGCTTCATCACCTTCGGCACCGGGAGGAGAGGCTGCCCCGTCGTGTCGCTGGGCACCGCCTTCACGATGGTGCTGTTCGCGAGGCTTCTGCAGGGATTCAGTTGGGCGAAGCCTCCAAGCATCGACAGGATCGATCTGCAGGAGTCCCCTACTAGCCTTGCACTAGCAGCACCCCTTGTTTTGCAAGCAGAACCACGCCTGGCTCCACATCTCTACGCGTAG
- the LOC120647777 gene encoding protein DETOXIFICATION 40-like → MQRSVTRILVLLSEPARIAGAARVYVLGLIPQIFAYAANFPIQKFLQAQSIVLPSACISAATLAAHLALSYLAVYRLGLGLLGASLVLSLSWWAVVAGQFAYIAASPRCRRTWTGFSCRAFSGLPEFLRLSAASAVMLCPETWYTQITVLIAGLLKDPEIALDSLAVCMSLSGWSFMVSVGFNAAASVRVSNELGAGHARAASFSVEVVTAASVAVACAIAAAVMCLRDSIGYVFTKGDDVARAASAMAPLLAVTIVLDGIQPVLSGVAVGCGWQAFVAYVNIACYYGIGIPLGCVLGFHFDLGAMGIWGGMVGGLVAQTLTLIWITLRTDWDKEVQQARMRLNKWEREDKKTPLLAED, encoded by the exons ATGCAG CGTTCTGTCACACGGATCCTCGTCCTCCTCAGCGAGCCGGCGCggatcgccggcgccgcccgggtCTACGTCCTCGGCCTCATCCCGCAGATCTTCGCGTACGCCGCCAACTTCCCCATCCAGAAGTTCCTGCAGGCGCAGAGCATCGTCCTCCCGAGCGCCTGCATCTCCGCCGCCACGCTCGCCGCGCACCTCGCCCTCAGCTACCTCGCCGTCTACCGGCTCGGGCTGGGCCTCCTGGGCGCGTCGCTCGTGCTCAGCCTCAGCTGGTGGGCCGTCGTCGCCGGGCAGTTCGCCTACATCGCGGCGTCCCCGCGGTGCAGGCGGACGTGGACGGGGTTCTCGTGCCGGGCCTTCTCCGGCCTGCCGGAGTTCCTCCGGCTCTCCGCCGCGTCGGCGGTCATGCTCTGCCCCGAGACCTGGTACACGCAGATCACCGTGCTCATCGCCGGGCTGCTCAAGGACCCGGAGATCGCGCTCGATTCGCTCGCGGTGT GCATGTCCTTGTCAGGATGGTCGTTCATGGTGTCGGTAGGCTTCAACGCTGCTGCGAG CGTGAGGGTGAGCAACGAGCTCGGCGCCGGGCACGCCAGGGCGGCGTCCTTCTCCGTCGAGGTGGTGACCGCGGCGTCGGTGGCGGTGGCgtgcgccatcgccgccgccgtgatgTGCCTCCGCGACAGCATCGGCTACGTCTTCACCAAGGGGGACGACgtcgcgcgcgccgcctccgccatggccccgctgctcgccgtcacCATCGTCCTCGACGGCATCCAGCCCGTCCTGTCAG GTGTGGCGGTTGGCTGCGGTTGGCAGGCGTTCGTGGCGTATGTGAACATCGCGTGCTACtacggcatcgggatcccgctCGGCTGCGTCCTGGGGTTCCACTTTGACCTGGGCGCCATG GGAATATGGGGCGGGATGGTCGGTGGACTGGTTGCTCAGACGCTTACACTTATCTGGATCACACTTCGCACCGACTGGGATAAAGAG GTACAACAGGCGCGCATGAGGCTAAATAAATGGGAACGAGAAGACAAGAAGACGCCCCTTTTGGCGGAAGACTGA